The genomic interval AAGGATAAGTTTGAATATTCAATTTCTGTTAATGAAGATATTGATTTAGATCAGTTTTCTATTCCTCCAATGTTATTACAGCCTTATATAGAAAATGCTATTTGGCATGGGTTGCGATATAAAGAAGAAAAAGGAAACCTAGAGATTTCAATCAATCAACAAGATGAAGAATTACTTTCTATTGAGGTAATTGATAACGGAATTGGAAGAAAAAAATCTCAAGAATTAAAAACTAAAAATCAGTTAAAACAGAAATCTAAAGGAATGAGTACAATTAAGAATAGAATTAATATTCTAAATGATATGTATAAAGATAGGGTGACGGTTACTATTTCTGATGTTTTTGATAATGGAGAAGGAACAAAAGTAGCATTGTTATTAAAGAAAAAGTAAAATGAAATTAAAAGCAATCATTGTAGAAGACGAACAAATTGGTAGAGAAATTCTACAAAATTATATAGGTAAATATTGTCCAAATGTTCAATTATTAGGAGAGGCAAGTAATATTGAAGAGGCGTATAAATTAATTGAAAAATACGAATTAGATTTAGTGTTTTTAGATGTTGAAATGCCGTTTGGAAATGCCTTTGATTTACTTGAAAAAGTTGAAAATAGAACTTTTGAAACTGTTTTTGTTACTGCATACGATCATTATGCAATAGAAGCATTAAACAACCATGCAAGTTATTATTTGTTAAAACCTATTTCTATTGACGAATTAATTAAAGCTGTAAATATAGTTACAGAAATAAAAGAAAGAGAGAACGACTTAGAACATAAAATTTTAGCGCCAAAAGTAAATTTTGTAGTTGGTAAAATTACAATTCCGCAACAAGATGGATTTGAAGTTTTAGATGTAAATGATATTGTTTTTTGTAAAGCAGATGATAATTATACAGAAATTCATTTTGCAAATTCTAAGAAATTAGTGAGTAAAACATTAAAACATTTTGAAGATGCTTTAAAAGAATATTCATTTGTAAGAATTCACAAATCGTATTTGGTAAATATTAATGCAGTAACTAAATATAAAAAAGGAAAAGGGGGAAGCGTGCTTGTTTCTAACGGAAAAGAAATTTTAGTTTCGTCATCAAAAAAAGCTAATTTATTATCATATTTTAAATAAAATTTATGCCAATTATTAAACCCGTAAAAGGAAAACATCCACAAATTCCAGAAGATTGTTATGTAGCAGAAAATGCTACAATTGTAGGCGAAGTTTCTTTAGGAAAAGAATGTTCAGTCTGGTTTAACGCAGTTATTCGAGGTGATGTTCATTTTATTAAAATTGGTAATAAAGTTAATATTCAAGATGGAGCAGTTATTCATGCAACGTATCAAAAATCACCAACAACAATTGGTAATAATGTTTCTATTGGGCATAATGCAATTGTACACGGGTGTACTATAAAAGACAATGTTTTGGTAGGTATGGGAAGTATTATTATGGATGATTGTATTGTGGAATCTAATTCTATTATTGCCGCTGGAGCTGTAGTAACAAAAAACACCTTTGTAGAAAGTGGAAGTATTTATGCAGGTGTACCAGCTAAAAAAGTAAAAGACATTTCTAAAGAACTAATTTCTGGAGAGATTGACAGGATTGCAAATAACTATGTAAAATATTCAGGTTGGTTTAAAGATTAGAAAATTAAAAACCCCAATATCAAATAATTATGATACCGGGGTTTTACTCAAAACTAACCAAACTCTAATTATTATTATCTTTATTTCGTTTTTCACCTTTTCTTTTCTTCATTTTTTTCCCTTTCATCATTTTGCGCTTTTTCTTTCCAAGTTTCCTCTTCATTTTCTTAAACTTCTTATACTGTTCTTCGTTTAAGACTTTTTTCATATTTCTTTTAAAAGCAAGTTCTTTGTCTAAGCGTTCATTTTGAAATTTATATCTCTCATCTTTAGAAAGTTTTTTACCGCTATCTTTTAAACGTTTTCTTTCTTCTTTTCCTGCTTTTTTATCAGCAATTTGTTCTGCTATATAAGGTTTAACTTTTCTTTGTTGTGCATCTGTTAAATCTAATGCTAAAGCCATTTTTTTCACAAACAATGTGGTTTGCTGTTCTGTATCTAATGGTTCAAGATTTTTTCTTTTTTGCTGTGCAGTACTACTAAGTGTAAAAATTAATGCTACTACTAAAATGTGATATATTTTCTTCATGCTGTTAAATTTCTGTTTTCAAATATTATTTTCAGTTCTTTGACACCAAAAGTTTAAAAAGGTTTAAATTTGAGTTCGTATTTAACTGATTTTTAACATTTGTCTTGATGAAGAAAAAGCTGCTATTAGTACTATTATTCCCTTTATTATTAAATGCTCAAGAGAGTACTAAAGTAGATTTAAGTAATCCACATGCTACTCTTTATACACACTTGTATTTTTTACAAGATGATTCTTATCAGCCAGAAAATTCAGCTAAAACTATTTTTGGATTAGAAGAGTCAGTAGCGATTGAAAAAGCAATAAAACTTAAAAAAATTTTAGATGGTAAAGGATTGTATGTCGATTTTAATAAGGTTCCAACTAATCGAAACTTTAACGATACAATTGGGTATTCATCATATTATAAATATGTGTTGTTTCCAGAAAGGATGCCGCAAATATTTTTAGAAAAGAAAGATGAAAGTTGGTATTATTCAACAGAAACTGTTGCAAATGTAGATAAATTGTATAACGATGTTTTTCCTAGTTATGTTTCAGGAATTCAAGAATTAATTCCAAATTTCGGACATAAAAAAATTCTAGGATTTGAAATTTGGCAGTTTATTTTATTATTCATTTTTATCATATTAACATTTCTTATTTTTAAAATAGTAAAAAGAATTGCTTTTTATATCCTTAAGAAAATTCAGTATAAAATTACACATTCTAAAAATTTAGGGATAGATATCGTACTTAAAAAGTTAGCACACCCGTTAAGTTTATTGGTTGGAATGTTTTTTTTAGATAAAATTTTTCCTTCATTACAATTTGGATTAGATGTAAATACCTGGTTTTTCTTAATTATAAATATTGCTTCCACTGTTTTTTGGATTTATGTTTTCTTAAAACTAGTTGAAGTAATTATTAAAATTTATGTTGAATTTACTGAGAGAACACATAATCGATTAGATGATCAATTAGTTCCGATTTTGCATAATTTTTTAACCTTTATCGTAATCTTTTTAGGAGGATTAAAGCTACTTACGTTATTTGGAGTAAATACAACTACATTAATTGCTG from Lutibacter sp. Hel_I_33_5 carries:
- a CDS encoding mechanosensitive ion channel family protein; this translates as MKKKLLLVLLFPLLLNAQESTKVDLSNPHATLYTHLYFLQDDSYQPENSAKTIFGLEESVAIEKAIKLKKILDGKGLYVDFNKVPTNRNFNDTIGYSSYYKYVLFPERMPQIFLEKKDESWYYSTETVANVDKLYNDVFPSYVSGIQELIPNFGHKKILGFEIWQFILLFIFIILTFLIFKIVKRIAFYILKKIQYKITHSKNLGIDIVLKKLAHPLSLLVGMFFLDKIFPSLQFGLDVNTWFFLIINIASTVFWIYVFLKLVEVIIKIYVEFTERTHNRLDDQLVPILHNFLTFIVIFLGGLKLLTLFGVNTTTLIAGVSIGGLALALASQDTVKNLIGTLMIFLDKPFHIDDWIEAGEVVGTVEEVGFRSTRVRAADTSIYQIPNSKLAEIVINNKGLRLYRRYSTKLGLRYDTPPELIEAFVVGVRKLIIAHPETRSESYNVEFTGFGDSALLILVNVYFKSLVWGKEQSSKHKLHIAIVKLASELGVDFAFPSTTVTIEQFPEKKSIALKYDTEKERIDSVIENVVANFTNENSIS
- a CDS encoding LytTR family DNA-binding domain-containing protein, yielding MKLKAIIVEDEQIGREILQNYIGKYCPNVQLLGEASNIEEAYKLIEKYELDLVFLDVEMPFGNAFDLLEKVENRTFETVFVTAYDHYAIEALNNHASYYLLKPISIDELIKAVNIVTEIKERENDLEHKILAPKVNFVVGKITIPQQDGFEVLDVNDIVFCKADDNYTEIHFANSKKLVSKTLKHFEDALKEYSFVRIHKSYLVNINAVTKYKKGKGGSVLVSNGKEILVSSSKKANLLSYFK
- a CDS encoding gamma carbonic anhydrase family protein, with product MPIIKPVKGKHPQIPEDCYVAENATIVGEVSLGKECSVWFNAVIRGDVHFIKIGNKVNIQDGAVIHATYQKSPTTIGNNVSIGHNAIVHGCTIKDNVLVGMGSIIMDDCIVESNSIIAAGAVVTKNTFVESGSIYAGVPAKKVKDISKELISGEIDRIANNYVKYSGWFKD